One genomic segment of Elgaria multicarinata webbii isolate HBS135686 ecotype San Diego chromosome 9, rElgMul1.1.pri, whole genome shotgun sequence includes these proteins:
- the ATF4 gene encoding cyclic AMP-dependent transcription factor ATF-4 translates to MSFSNTEMLLGDFLSPFNQPCLVAEEGLGLLDDYLEVAKNLSSNGFSSDKAKVGSSDWLAVDSLNNATDNSQEDAFSGMDWMVEKMDLKEFDFDALLCIDDLEATVSPDELMATLEDTSDLFDPPIQEIPNKETPLIIEPTIHSPKSPPGADQAAPLTPSLPLPLSPESLTSTADHSLSLDLGSEVDVLEGDRKTETHILLVVIPKCEPEDEAHSDNDSGICMSPESYLGSPKQSPVSVSSLSDGQSVTPLHDSSVRPKPYDRPAEKVVTLKVKGEKRIDKKLKKMEQNKTAATRYRQKKRAEQEALSGECRELEQKNEALMEKADSLSKEIQYLKDLIEEVRKAKGKKVKVPE, encoded by the exons ATGAGCTTCTCAAACACAGAGATGTTGTTGGGggattttctttcccccttcaacCAGCCGTGTTTGGTGGCTGAGGAAGGTTTGGGACTCTTAGATGACTACCTGGAGGTGGCCAAGAACCTCAGTTCGAATGGGTTCTCCAGCGACAAGGCTAAAGTGGGCTCCTCCGATTGGCTGGCTGTGGATAGTTTGAATAATGCCACAGACAACAGCCAGG AGGATGCCTTCTCTGGCATGGATTGGATGGTGGAGAAGATGGATCTGAAGGAGTTTGATTTCGATGCGCTGTTGTGTATCGATGACCTGGAAGCCACCGTCTCCCCAGATGAGCTCATGGCCACATTGGAAGACACAAGTGATCTGTTTGACCCTCCCATACAAGAAATTCCCAACAAAGAAACTCCACTGATAATAGAACCAACTATCCATTCCCCTAAATCTCCCCCTGGGGCAGACCAGGCAGCCCCACTGACCCCTTCGTTACCGCTTCCCCTCTCCCCAGAGTCACTGACTTCCACTGCAGACCATTCTTTAAGCTTAGACCTAGGCAGTGAAGTAGATGTTCTTGAAGGAGACAGGAAAACTGAAACCCATATCTTACTGGTGGTGATTCCTAAGTGTGAGCCGGAGGATGAAGCGCACTCTGACAATGATAGTGGAATATGCATGAGCCCAGAATCATACCTGGGGTCACCCAAGCAAAGTCCTGTTTCTGTTAGTTCCCTCAGTGATGGCCAGTCAGTTACACCCCTGCATGATAGTTCTGTACGGCCCAAACCTTATGATCGCCCTGCAGAGAAGGTAGTGACATTAAAGGTGAAGGGAGAGAAGAGAATAGACAAGAAACTGAAAAAGATGgagcaaaataaaacagcagctaCACGGTATCGGCAGAAGAAAAGGGCAGAGCAAGAGGCCTTATCAGGAGAGTGCAGAGAACTTGAGCAGAAGAACGAGGCCCTGATGGAAAAAGCAGATTCCCTGAGCAAAGAAATCCAGTATTTGAAAGATCTGATCGAAGAGGTCCGCAAGGCCAAGGGTAAAAAGGTTAAAGTCCCAGAATAG